In the genome of Anaerolineaceae bacterium oral taxon 439, the window CTGCCGCATTCGGGACAATGCGGAACGCCGACCCGAGCGAAAAGCAGCCGCAAATAATCGTAAATTTCGGTAATCGTGCCGACCGTCGAGCGCGGGTTGCGGTTCGTTCCTTTCTGATCGATCGAAACCGCCGGCGAAAGTCCTTCGATCGCGTCGACATCCGGTTTATCCATCTGTCCCAGAAATTGACGCGCGTAAGAAGAAAGCGATTCGACGTAGCGCCGCTGACCCTCGGCGAAAATCGTATCGAACGCCAGCGACGATTTTCCCGACCCGGAAAGACCGGTAATAACGACGAGTTTTTCGCGTGGGATCTCGACAGTAATATTTTTCAGATTATGCGTCCGCGCCCCGATGACGCGAATGGTATTCAAATCAGTCATAAACTCTTTTATCGTTTCCTATCCGCGAATTATCCGAACGATTGAAGCGCAGCGCGAATCCGGTCCTCGACCGTCCCGGGCGTATCCTTCGGGATCGACTGGACGGCGGCCTGCGCCTGAACCAGACTGTAGCCAAGCGCTGTCAGCGCTTCTACGACCTCGAAATCGACCGCGCTCGAAGGAACGTTCTCCGAAAACGCGCCGCTTTCCGCCGGAACCTTCCCTTGAAGATGGAGCAGGATCTTCTGCGCCGTTTTTTTTCCCACGCCCGGAACGCGCGAAAGCAATCCCGCCTCCTCGCTCGCGACCGCTCGCCGGATCGCCGCAGGATTCAACGTCGACAGGATCGCCAGCGCCATTTTCGGACCGACGCCGTTCGCGCCGATCAGGAGCTCAAAATATTCCAGCTCCTCTTCGGTCGTAAACCCGAACAGCAGCATTGCGTCCTGCCGAACGATAAACGCAGTAAATAAAAACAGCTCTTTTCCAATTTCAGCGTTCGAAATCGTCTCGATCGGAGCGAATACCTGCAGGCCCAGACCCTGAACCGAGACGACAATCGAATCTTTTTTCTTCCGCTGAACGATTCCCTGAATACTCGCGATCATAGTTACTTTCTTAAATGATAGCCCCGCTGAACGTTATACGCCTGATACAGCATGACGCCCGCCGCCACCGCCAGATTCAGCGAGTCGCAGCTCCGCAGCATCGGGATCCGCGCGACCGCGTCGCAGTCAGCGATCTGCGCTCCGGTCAGGCCTTCCCGTTCCGACCCCATCATGACGATCGCGGTATCGGGTATATCAACCTCCAGATAATCCGACGCCGCGCTGTCGTCCGTCCCGATCAGGCGGATCCCATTTTCCCGTTTCCAGTCTAAAAACGCGCCGTACGCGGCCGTCACGATCTTCTGGGTAAAAACAGCGCCCATCGATCCGCGGATCGCGCCGATATCGTACGGGCTGACCGAATCGCCGATCAGGAAAACCCCACGGCAGTCCACCGCGTCCGCCGTCCGGATCATCGTTCCCAGATTCCCGGGATCCGCGACCGAATTCAGCGCCAGATACAGTCCCGGTTCGATCGCTAAATCCGCGAAGGAAGCCGATCGCTTACGCCCGAGCGCCGCGATTCCCTGCGGATTTTCCTTGATCGAGATGGATCCGAACGCAGCCGCGCTCAGCGTTAAAACTTCAATCCCATTTTCAGCCGCCTCGCCGACCAGATCCGCCGCAAAATCGCTTCGAATCAGCTCCGGCGCAACGATCAGCGTTTCAACAGCGCAGGGATCGGCGCGGAACGCCTCGCCAACGATCCGTGTTCCCTCCATATAAAAAAGCGGCGAATCCTTCAGGTATTTTCGCTCTCGAAGCCTGCGAATCTCTTTAATCCGGGCGTTGCCGGGGCTCTGAATGAAAACGTTATCCATTCATGACCTCCAAAAAACGATAACTATGCGCACAGCATATCGCGACCGCCAACGCGTCCGCCGCGTCGTCCGGCTTCGGGACCTGATCAAGGTTCAAAATCGCCCTGACCATCAGCTGAACCTGTTTCTTCTCTGCGCCGCCGTAGCCGACGACCGACTGCTTGATTTCCATCGGCGTAAACTCGGCTAAAGGAAGCTTTGCCTGAGCGAAGCTCAGGAGAATCACGCCGCGCGCCTGTCCGACCGAAATCGCCGTCGTGACGTTTCGCCGAAAAAACAACTTCTCCACCGCGCCGTATTGGGGTTGATGGAGAAGTATTTTCCGGGATAACGACTCGTACAGCGTTTTCAGCCGGTACTCCGGCTTTTCGTGCGCCCCGGTTGCGATCACGCCATAGTCAATCGCCGACAGACTCCCATCCGCGTCCTGAGTTACGAAGCCATAACCGGTCAGCGCCGTCCCGGGGTCTATTCCCAGAAATATCATCCGAAATTAATTATCGGATTCCAGCGCGGCGTAAACCTCGTCAGAAATAGTCAGGTTGTGATAAACCGTCTGGACGTCGTCCATATCCTCCAGCGATTCGACGCAGCGCAGAACCTGCAGCGTGTCCTCAAGCGATAAATCCACCGGCGTATTCGGGATCATCTTCAGCTGAGCTTCTTCGATATGCAGGTTCGCTTTCAGCAGCGCGTCGGAAAGAATCTTGAAATTCTCGACCGGCGCTAAAATCTCGATCCCATCGTCGGATTCCTCGATATCGTCGCCGCCGTTTTCGAGCGCCAGCTCAAAAACCCGATCGAAATCCAGATCGTCGCCAGTCAGGAGGAAGAACGCGCGCTGGGTAAACTGCCAGGCGACCGACCCCGATTCGCCGAGCGAACCGCCCGACCGGGAAAGCTGGTGCCTGACGTCAGCGACCGTCCGATTCTTATTCTCCGTGACACACTCGATAATCAGCGCCGAGCCCTTCGGACCGTACCCTTCGTAAACCGTGTTGGTAAATTCGACGCCGTCCTTGGATTCGCCGGTCCCGCGTTTGATAGCGCGATCGATGCTGTCCTTCGGCATGTTATTCGAACGCGCCTTGTCGATACTCAGCCGCAGCTTGAAATTCGTATTGGCGTCGCCGCCGCCTTCCCGCGCTGCCAACGTAATCTCTTTAGCCAGCTTCGTAAATAACTGACCGCGCTTCGCGTCCCCCGCGCCTTTCTTTCGTTTAATCGTAGCCCAATGTGAATGTCCGGACATAGTTTAATCCTCTCAAATAATTAAGAATCAGACTTAAGTTTTTCAGATCGGTTTTGCGCCGAACTCATTTTCTAAGAAATAAGCGCTATAATTATACTGAAAAACGGGCCGGACCGCCAACCTTTGGAGAATTTATAGGATTCATGCGGACAGAGACGGCGGGGCGGAAAAATGACCTTAGCCGGACTGCTGATCGGGTTTTATCAACCGGACAGCGGCGCGATCTTCCAGGCTTTCTTCGGCGAAACTCTGCGATAAGATTCTGCTGCTGAATCAGGCGAGAGCGAAAGCGATCGGAGCGCACGCGAAGCTGATGGCCTCTTTAGCTTTGTATAACCGGATGTTCACAGGGCAAGCGGCAATTTTTACGATACGAACCGCGGCAATTCGTCAGATCGCCGCGGTTGGGCCTGATACGACCGGATTGACCAGCCGTCCGATTCCCTCGATCGACGCTTCAATAATATCGCCCGATTCGAGCTTCGCCGGTCCCGCCGGCGTCCCGGTCAGGATCACATCCCCGGGCTCCAGCGTCATGATCGACGAAATATACGCGATCAGCGAATTCACCGGGAAAATCATGTCGCGCGTCGAGGCCATCTGCCGAAGGTTGGAATTCACGCTGCAGCTGATCATCGCGTCCGCGGGCTCGAATTCGGTCTCGATCCATGGGCCCAGCGGGCAGAACGTATCGAAGCCCTTCGCACGCGCCCAGGTATCGTCCTTCTTCTGCAAATCGCGCGCGGTAATATCGTTTCCGATCGTATATCCGAAAATATACGATTTCGCCGTTTCGGCTAAAACGTTCTTCGCGCGTCGCCCGATAACGATCGCCAGCTCGCTTTCATGTTCCACCTGCGCCGCGATCGGCGGCAGAACGACCCCTTCGCCCGTCCCGATCACCGCGCTGACCGGTTTCAGGAAAACCGTCGGAACCTCCGGAAGCGGACGGTCGAACTCCTTCGCATGATCGACGTAGTTCCAGCCGACGCCGATAATTTTTCCCGGAAGGATCGGCGCTAACAGCCGCACCTTTTCGAGCGGCGTCCTGGCTTCCGCGCGGCGATATTCGGTAAACATGTTCCCTTCGATCTCGCCGACCCAATCCTGATAGATCCAGCCGATCCGAACCGTTGATTCGTTATTTTCCACGTAGCGAATAAAGCGCATTTTGCACCTCAGATCATTCCGCTGTCTAAAACCAATCCTTACGATAGAAGAGAACGACGACCGCCAGCGTAACGGCCAACGTCACAACCGCCAGGATCGTCGGCATGTTCGGGTTATGCTGAATGATCGGGGCGAAATTAACGTTCATCCCAAAAAAGCCGGATATGATATTCGGGATACTCAGGATGATCGTCACCGACGCCAGCAGCTTCATCACAACGTTCAGGTTGTTCGAAATGACCGAAGCGTACGCGTCCATCAGGTTGGCTAAGATTGACGAAGTAATATTCGTCATGTCGATCGCCTGCGTATTTTCGACCAGAATATCCTCCAGCAACTCGACGTCTTCGTCAAAGCGCCTGATTTTTTCATACTTGGATAAACGGTACAGCGCAAGTTCGTTCTGCTTCAACGCCTGCGCAAAGTAGACGTAGCATTTCTGATACTGGAGCAGCGCCAGCAACTCCGTATTGCGCATCGAGGCATAAAGCTTACCTTCCAGATCATCCAAAACTTTCGACATCTCACGAACGTCATCCAGAAAACTCACGGTCGCGCGCATCAGGATCCGAAGCGCAAACCGGTTGCGTTTCGTCGTCGAAATTTTCGCCGCCTGACCCAGTTCAAAGATCGAAATAATTTCCGATTCTGTCGCGCTGATCGTCACGATATACTTATCAACGATAATAATTCCCAACGGGATCGTAATATACGGGACCGATTCGTCCGATCCGACATAATGCGGAACGCGAATGACGATCAGGATCGTCCCGTCGTCCTCCTCTTCAACGCGGGACCGCTCGTCGGCGTCGAGCGCGTAGGTAATATAATCGAGCGGAATCCCCAGACTGACCAGGAGCTTTTTCTCGTCGGGGGTAGGCGCTACCGCGTTAATCCAACAATTCGCGACAGGCTCGTCAATTTTTTCCAAATCGTAATCCTGATTCTTATAATAACTGAGCATGTTCTACCACCCTTATCGTTCTAATCTTTTTTCAGACAACAAAATAATTCTACTCGACCGGCGATAGTTTGACAACGTTAAATGGATGGGTTTCATGCGTGAAAACATCATGCTCAGACAATAGAAAAGGGCCGCTCCGTCAGGAGATTTCCGCCGCTGTGAACGACTGGGCCGCCCATTAATCCAGAGCGGGCGCAGGAACGGAGCTCAGCTCGACCACATGACTGCAGATTCGCAGCGGCGCTTTCCGATGCGTAATCATGAGGATAATTCTATCTTTGGCAATGTTTTCTTTCAGTTTAGAGATAATCTCGCCCTCCGTCGCCTCGTCCAGCGCAGACGTAAATTCGTCGAGGATCAGGAAATCGGCGTCCTTATACAGCGCGCGGGCCAGCGCGATCCGCTGTTTTTCGCCGCCGGAAAGATTCTGACCCATGTCGTCGATCCGGAAAACCTCCGGATCAGCGTCCTGAAACCCATCCAGCTGAACGTCCCGCAGGACGCGCCGGAGTTTATCCGGTTCGTCATCGTCAAACGCAATGTTTTCTTTCAGCGTTCCCTGAAAAATAAACGGCGACTGGTCGATATAGGAGAGCCTCCGATAAAACGAATCGCGGCTGATCTCGCGAAGCTCGCTCCCGTTGATCTGAATCGAGCCGGAATATGCGTCATGCAGCTTCATCAGGATTTCCGCGAGCGTCGTTTTTCCGCTTCCCGACGCGCCGATGACACCGACGATGTCCCCTTTCCGGAGCGCGAGCGAAAAATGATCGAGGACCGGCGAACCCGGCGCATAAGAGAAGGACAGGCCTTCCAACCGGATTTCCTGAACGGACTCGATTTTTTCGCCGCGATCGCTTTCTTCCGCCGGTTCGGGTTCTAAAAATTCTAAAACGCGGTCGACTACGCCTAACGCGACCTGAAGTGACGTAAAATAATCCGCGAGATTATTCATCGGCTCGTAAAGGAAGCTCAGGTAAAAATAGAACGAAAAAAGATTCCCGAGCGTCATTCGCCCCGACGCGACCTCGACCGACCCCAGGATCAGGATGATGATCGGGAGGAGCGTCGTAAACAATTTCCCGATGCCCTCCGAAAAAGCCGTGTATCGTTTGATCGATTTTGAACAGGTCTCGAAACCGTCCGTCTGATCTTCAATCCTTTTCAGGAAAAACGGCTCCCGCTGAAAAATTCTGATCTGGAAAAAGCCGTACAGGATTTCCCGGATCCCCGCGTTGAGATCGGAAAAAGCTTCCCGCTCCTTCCGGCTGTTCGTCTGGATCTGCCGCTGGGTGGACTGCAGGAAGACCACGTAGACCGGAACGACCGCCAGGATCACGAACGATAACCGCAGCGAGATCGTCGTCATGAACCCAAGGACCAAAGCGATCCGGAGGATATTCAGCGTCAGCATCGGGAACCCGACCCCGATCTTCCCTGCGACGACCGCGCCGTCGTTCAGGATCCGGGAATGCAGGTCCTTCTGCTTCTCCCGGATCAGCGCCGGGCTTTTCCGGAAAGCGCATTCCATCATCCGCAAGCGAAAATAATCGCCATATTCGACGCTGAACGAATGCCATTCGTAACTCTGCCAGACGTCCAATAAGATATCGAGAATCCCGAGAGCGAAAAGAAACGCGCCGTACCGAAGGATCGCCGCCAGCGGTTCGAGCTCCTGAACCTTCGTAACCAGGTTTCCGAAAAGCGCCGGCAGGACCGATCCCACGATAATTTCCAATCCGCAGAGACCCGTCACGTAATACCGCCGCAGCCGGTACGGCCCGATATAGGATTGGATTTTAAGCAGCTTCCGCCAGGAGTTCATCGTCACACCGCATAAATACTTCCTGACCAGTTTTAATAAAGCCCTTTTCTTCCAAGTAATCTATAAGCTTATATATTTCATTGACACAAACATTAAGCTCGCGCGAAATATGTAAAATTTCATTATTTGAGCTAGCCTTACTTTTTTTCAGAATATTAAATATCTTATAACTCATAGAATTTAGTTTTATCGTTGCTAAATTCTTTGTATTTACAATAATATATACATTTGATTCGGGATTTGCGATACGGCAAATTGCATTCCAGTATATATTATTATATTTTTTTGCATTAATACTATTTAAATATCTCTCACATTCTATGACCCGATGAACACCTTTACAAGAAAGAGGACACGGAAAGCATTCGCTCTTAAAATAACCGCAATCCTTGCATGGCTCCAGATTCATATAAGCATCACTTTCCATAATTGCAAAAGGAAGCCCATTTTCTTGCCTATCCCAAACAGCATCGAAATGATTTTCGGGCGAAATTTCGAAAGAACATTTATCTATTTCCCCAACATACAATCTATCACAAGCAAATAACCTGCCTCTATTATCTAAAAAAGCAAAATTAATACCAGCGCCACATCCATGTCTGACTTTCGGGAAATCCTTATTTAAAACAATTTTAGAATAGTCATATGCAAGTGGCATTACAAATTTTGGAACAATTGACAGTTTATCTTTCAAGTCAGGATATCGATCTGCAATTACGTTAATTGCAGTGAAAATTTCTTCTTGGGATAGCGACTTACCGTTACCCTTCGCATTCCCAGATTCGATTAGTTGCAGAAAATTCAGCTGATTAGCTTTTAATTCTAGAGATAAATCTATGATTTCATTTATTAAATGCGAATTATCTTTCGATAATACAGTATTAATAACTAATAATATATTCTTGTTATTTTTTGCTTTTGCTTTATTGAGTATTTTAACAGCAGCAATTATTTTATTGAAAACATTTCTTCCTCTTATGCTATCATTGACCTGAGAGTTAGGGCCATCCAAACTAATAGTAACATCATGAAGAAAGTTAAAATTCATTAAATTGGATATGAAATTATCATTCAATTTTATTGCATTTGTATTAAAACCAAAAGAAATCTTATGCATCTCTAATACTTGAAGAATTTCAAAAAAATCTTTTCGAGTGGTTGGCTCGCCGCCCAATAAATGCATTGAGGAGACTTCATAATGTGATTCAATATCGCGCAAAATTACATCTAGTCGATTTGCATCTATTTCATTGTCGAAATTCCCAAGCAAATCTCCATTTATACAATATGAACAAAAAAGATTGCATTTATAAGTACAATCCCATTTAATTGACAGAGCCATACCAAACTCCTTATTCCTGCTCGGCCATACGTTACTTGCAACTGTAAGAGATGGCCGAGCAAGCAAAATTAACAGTAATTAATAACTATTTCGGAATTAAACATTCGTTGCATGCATTACCATCTGAAGTCTCGCAATTATAAGAACGAGCAACATCTTCAAACGTCAACATGATAAACCTCCTTTCCATATTTCCGTCGCAAAACATATCTACAACTAATTTAAGTATAGCTAAATCCATCGCCTTGTCAAGGGGAAAATCGATTCAAATCGGATCGCCAAAAACGCCGGAAACCTCTTTATAATTAGGGCGAGGAAAAACAGGATGAATTTACTTCAAACTTCTTCGCCCAAAGGTTCGTCAGCGCGGAACCGGCGTCCGGGTCTCCCGGGCGTTCGGTTGCTCCTGACCTTCGGCGCTGCGCTGCTGGTCGCTGCCGGCTGCAACCTGCCGCCGGCCAACGTCACGCCGCCAACCACCGCGAGCGGAACGGAAGCCCTCGCCGAAGCCGACCTGATGTCCACCGCGCAGGCGCAGGTTCTCAGCGAGCTCCCGACTCAGGAGCCGCCGACGCCGACGCCCGGCCCGACCGAAACCGCGGCGCCTCCGACCGCCGACCCCAACCAGAAGCCGCCGGAGCTCCCGGAAATTTTCGTCTCCGAATTGCTGAACCCGCTCGACGTTCCGCATACGTATGAAAAAGACGTCTGCACGTTCCTGAAAAATCGCTGGGACGCCGGAAAAGCAGCTCCCGGAACCGCCGTCATGGTCGTCATGTATCATTCGATCGTCAAAGGCGACGATTCGAGCGTCAGCTTTGATAATCAGGTCACCGCTGAAAAGCATAACCAGTTCATGGAAGATCTCAAAGCGCAGGGCTTCGAAGCGATCGACATGACGCAGTTTGTCAACTTCATGTACAACAACGATTATATTCCGGAACGCTCCGCGCTGATTATTTCGGACGACCGTCATCGCGAAGGCTACTGGCGGGATCATTTCAAGCCTTACTATGAGAAATACGGCTGGCGCGTCGTCAACGGCTGGATCAGCGCCCCGGACACGGGCGCCGACCTCTGGGCCGAGAACCAGAAGGTAGAACAGGAAGGCTACGTCGACCATCAGGCGCATGGCGTTATTCATAATATCACGATGAGCGACGCGTCGACCGACGAGTTCCTCTACGGCGAGCTTCAGGGCTCTGTCGATAAAATCCAGGAATACTTCGGGAAAAAGCCGATCGGGATTATCTGGCCCGGCGGGAATTTCGGTTTCCGTCCGATCGAAATCGCCAAAGAAGCCGGATATAAAGTCGGCTTCACCGTCAATCCGCGCGGTCCGGTCATGTACAACTGGGTTCCGCTGGTCGACGAAAGCGACCCGACGCGCCCGTCCTTCTTGCCCGACGGGAAACAGGACCCGCTTTTCGTCATCCCCCGCTACTGGAACACCGACGGAAGCTACCATATCGATACCGTCCGCCAGCTCAGCAAAGCGGCTCAGGATTACATCTACGCGAATCGGGAAACCGAAATCGCCTATTATAATATTGTTTGCGCGCCTTCGTCAGGCCCACTCAAGGAGACACCATGAGCGAAAAAGATCCGAACTGTATTTTCTGTAAAATCGCCGCCGGAGAAATCCCCGCGGACGTCGTCTATGAAAACGAATCAGCGATCGCGTTTAACGACGCGTCCCCGAAGGCCCCGGTTCATGTTCTCGTTATCCCGAAGAAACATCTTCCATCGCTGCACGCCGCCGGGAATGAAGACCGGGAGCTGTTAGCCGAACTGCTCTTTGCCTGCAGGAAGATCGCGGAGAAGACCGGCGTCAGCGAAAGCGGATACCGCGTCCTGACCAATATCGGCGAGGATGGCGGCCAATCGGTACGCCACCTGCATTTTCACGTCCTGGGCGGACGGAAGCTCGGACTCGACGTTTAAACGGATCGTCCCGATTTCAGGCTGCGAATCGAATGAAACTGCTGTGGAACCGCTTTGCGCTGATTCTGGCTGGCTGCTTCCTGCTCGCTGCCTCCGGCTGCGCCCTGTTCAGGCAGCCGGAAAGCCAGATCGCGACGCTCGACCTGAGCCATTCGATTCAGACGCTGACCGCGGCGGCTCCAACCGCCGCCGAAACGCCGACGCCTTCCGCGATCCCGGTCCCGGAGACCGCGGCAGGTCAAAACGAAGCGGCGGTCATCCTGATCCCGCTCAGGACCGACGATCCGAACGCAGAGCCGACGCTGATACCGACGTCGACGCCGAAACCTGCGGCAGAAAACAAAGATGGAAGCGATCAGACCACCGCCGTTCAGGAGGCTCTCGCCGACGGCGGCGTCTATAATCGGAACGGCCGTCGTCCGACGCATCCGGTTTTCCGCCTCGAATCGATTCCGACGCCGCGGACCGAAGACATCACTTACACAGTCGTTTCCGGCGATTCCGTCGCGGCGATCGCCAACGTTTATCAGGTTCCGGTTTCCGCGATTCAGGATCGGAACAATCTCGCCAATCCGGAGCTGATCCAGATCGGGCAGACGCTGATCATTCCTGCGGTTGAACCGGAAGCGCTTTCGATCGGCTCCGCGATCGTCCCCGACCGGGAAATCGTCGACGGGCCGTCGACGTTTAACCCGGAGACATTTTTATCCGACTATCCGGAAAACCTGCTGACGAATTATATCGAACCGACGCCGACCCCTTATCCAACCGCGGAACCCGACGATCCGGTCCTGCCGACCCCGGTTTTCAACGCGCGCGGCGGTCTCGAAATCCTGAACGAAGTCGCGCTCGAAAACGCGGTTAACCCGCGAATCCTGATCGCGCTCCTGGAATACCAGTCGCAGACGATTACGAACGATCCCCCCAGGCGCTTCCTGATCGAGGATTATATCGGCGCGTTGGGCTGGCGGACCTCGCTGGATCATCAGCTTTCCTGGGCGGCGAACACGCTCA includes:
- a CDS encoding histidine triad nucleotide-binding protein, whose product is MSEKDPNCIFCKIAAGEIPADVVYENESAIAFNDASPKAPVHVLVIPKKHLPSLHAAGNEDRELLAELLFACRKIAEKTGVSESGYRVLTNIGEDGGQSVRHLHFHVLGGRKLGLDV
- a CDS encoding Holliday junction DNA helicase RuvA; translated protein: MIASIQGIVQRKKKDSIVVSVQGLGLQVFAPIETISNAEIGKELFLFTAFIVRQDAMLLFGFTTEEELEYFELLIGANGVGPKMALAILSTLNPAAIRRAVASEEAGLLSRVPGVGKKTAQKILLHLQGKVPAESGAFSENVPSSAVDFEVVEALTALGYSLVQAQAAVQSIPKDTPGTVEDRIRAALQSFG
- a CDS encoding 2-hydroxyhepta-2,4-diene-1,7-dioate isomerase, which encodes MRFIRYVENNESTVRIGWIYQDWVGEIEGNMFTEYRRAEARTPLEKVRLLAPILPGKIIGVGWNYVDHAKEFDRPLPEVPTVFLKPVSAVIGTGEGVVLPPIAAQVEHESELAIVIGRRAKNVLAETAKSYIFGYTIGNDITARDLQKKDDTWARAKGFDTFCPLGPWIETEFEPADAMISCSVNSNLRQMASTRDMIFPVNSLIAYISSIMTLEPGDVILTGTPAGPAKLESGDIIEASIEGIGRLVNPVVSGPTAAI
- a CDS encoding crossover junction endodeoxyribonuclease RuvC; this encodes MIFLGIDPGTALTGYGFVTQDADGSLSAIDYGVIATGAHEKPEYRLKTLYESLSRKILLHQPQYGAVEKLFFRRNVTTAISVGQARGVILLSFAQAKLPLAEFTPMEIKQSVVGYGGAEKKQVQLMVRAILNLDQVPKPDDAADALAVAICCAHSYRFLEVMNG
- a CDS encoding magnesium transporter, which produces MLSYYKNQDYDLEKIDEPVANCWINAVAPTPDEKKLLVSLGIPLDYITYALDADERSRVEEEDDGTILIVIRVPHYVGSDESVPYITIPLGIIIVDKYIVTISATESEIISIFELGQAAKISTTKRNRFALRILMRATVSFLDDVREMSKVLDDLEGKLYASMRNTELLALLQYQKCYVYFAQALKQNELALYRLSKYEKIRRFDEDVELLEDILVENTQAIDMTNITSSILANLMDAYASVISNNLNVVMKLLASVTIILSIPNIISGFFGMNVNFAPIIQHNPNMPTILAVVTLAVTLAVVVLFYRKDWF
- a CDS encoding transcriptional regulator — translated: MSGHSHWATIKRKKGAGDAKRGQLFTKLAKEITLAAREGGGDANTNFKLRLSIDKARSNNMPKDSIDRAIKRGTGESKDGVEFTNTVYEGYGPKGSALIIECVTENKNRTVADVRHQLSRSGGSLGESGSVAWQFTQRAFFLLTGDDLDFDRVFELALENGGDDIEESDDGIEILAPVENFKILSDALLKANLHIEEAQLKMIPNTPVDLSLEDTLQVLRCVESLEDMDDVQTVYHNLTISDEVYAALESDN